A genomic window from Deltaproteobacteria bacterium includes:
- a CDS encoding MFS transporter — protein MQNETLRPAAVPRTKQIAAAVIGNALEWYDFVVYGFLTVIISRLFFPAESEYASLLLTTATFGVGFFMRPVGGILLGMYADRKGRKAALQLIIGLMTVSMAIIAFAPPYSAIGIAAPLLMVLARLLQGLATGGEFASATSFLVEAAPAHQRGFYGSLQMVGQSLAALGGALSGVLVTRGFTPEQLDSWGWRLPFIFGLLIGPVGLYIRRHLEETDAFLEARSKRQTQAVGALISDHLHSILVTFGLTICGTISYYVILVYMPTFANKQLNIPLNEAFIAQVIGLICMTIVIPLCGALSDRIGRKPVLIAAPIAYLLLLYPFFTWIHANPSFLHLALMQSVLCCVAGAFSGPISTAVAEQFPVAVRSTGLAVAYNMAVMLFGGFAQFIVTWLVETTGSPIAPAYYVMFGAVIGLVAAVSLPETLRR, from the coding sequence ATGCAAAACGAGACGTTGCGGCCAGCCGCAGTGCCGCGCACCAAGCAAATTGCTGCGGCAGTGATTGGTAATGCGTTGGAGTGGTATGACTTTGTTGTCTATGGCTTTCTCACGGTCATTATCTCGCGGCTCTTCTTTCCGGCAGAGAGCGAGTATGCATCACTGTTACTGACCACCGCAACCTTTGGGGTCGGGTTTTTCATGCGCCCAGTCGGCGGCATTCTGCTTGGCATGTATGCAGATCGCAAGGGCCGTAAAGCCGCGCTGCAACTCATCATCGGCCTGATGACAGTCTCGATGGCGATTATCGCTTTTGCGCCACCGTACTCCGCGATCGGCATCGCTGCGCCGCTGCTCATGGTGCTGGCGCGGTTACTGCAAGGACTTGCTACGGGTGGTGAGTTTGCTAGTGCGACCTCGTTCTTAGTTGAAGCTGCACCAGCTCATCAACGCGGGTTCTATGGCTCGTTACAGATGGTGGGGCAAAGTTTAGCGGCACTTGGGGGCGCGTTGTCGGGTGTATTGGTAACCCGTGGGTTTACCCCAGAACAACTCGACTCCTGGGGTTGGCGTCTTCCGTTCATATTCGGCTTGTTGATTGGACCGGTGGGGTTGTACATTCGCCGTCATCTCGAAGAGACCGACGCTTTTCTTGAAGCGCGGAGTAAACGGCAAACGCAAGCCGTCGGTGCACTCATCAGCGATCATCTGCACAGCATCCTTGTCACCTTTGGCCTCACAATTTGTGGTACGATTTCCTATTACGTGATTCTGGTCTACATGCCGACCTTTGCCAATAAGCAATTGAATATCCCATTGAACGAAGCGTTCATTGCCCAAGTGATTGGTCTCATCTGCATGACCATTGTGATTCCGCTCTGTGGCGCGCTGTCTGACCGTATTGGCCGCAAGCCAGTGTTAATCGCCGCACCGATTGCGTATTTGCTGTTGCTCTATCCGTTCTTTACCTGGATTCACGCCAACCCGAGCTTCCTTCATCTTGCGCTGATGCAGAGCGTGTTGTGCTGCGTGGCAGGCGCTTTTTCCGGGCCGATTTCAACGGCAGTAGCTGAGCAATTTCCTGTCGCGGTGCGTTCGACCGGACTTGCTGTCGCGTACAACATGGCAGTGATGTTGTTTGGCGGGTTTGCGCAATTTATCGTGACGTGGCTGGTGGAGACAACCGGCTCACCGATTGCGCCGGCGTACTACGTAATGTTCGGTGCGGTGATTGGCTTAGTCGCTGCGGTATCTTTACCTGAAACATTGCGACGATAA
- a CDS encoding matrixin family metalloprotease produces MRTFSFVVLAGLLNLLVTCADSFAFAREVSRGVLAIWPESEATINLRVGCPDTPLTFWGPCWTDAVIDAANRWHVPDATFRFRIQSPTVDADPCDTDGHRTIAFRPTLCGPNGPGFGSSLAVTYFLLNPSTGAFVDADTVFDGKRTWVTYDGPLRTNASGAIEYDFHRVAIHELGHILGLDHPDDVGQTVTAIMNRRVSNIDTTQPDDLAGVRTIYPAAGTTVQGRLENPQPNSAVSGISTISGWVCAATQVTVLINGNISIPAAYGTPRGDTRTTCGDDDNGFGVLVNWNDLGPGTHQMVALADGVEFGRATVTVASFGVPFVTGAGGAYTVQFNGRNVTLRWEEKLQNFVISGVQ; encoded by the coding sequence ATGCGAACTTTTTCTTTTGTTGTACTGGCCGGTTTGCTCAACCTGCTCGTCACCTGCGCAGACAGCTTCGCGTTTGCGCGCGAAGTGAGTCGCGGCGTGTTGGCGATCTGGCCGGAAAGCGAAGCTACCATCAACCTGCGCGTCGGCTGTCCAGACACACCCCTGACGTTCTGGGGTCCGTGCTGGACCGATGCCGTTATTGACGCGGCGAACCGCTGGCACGTCCCAGACGCAACTTTTCGTTTCCGCATTCAATCGCCGACTGTTGACGCCGACCCGTGTGACACCGATGGGCATCGTACGATCGCGTTTCGTCCAACCTTATGTGGCCCGAACGGGCCTGGCTTTGGCAGCTCACTGGCTGTCACATACTTTCTGCTCAACCCCTCGACTGGCGCATTCGTCGATGCCGATACCGTCTTTGACGGCAAACGCACCTGGGTCACCTATGATGGCCCACTACGAACCAATGCATCCGGAGCGATCGAATATGACTTTCATCGTGTCGCGATACACGAACTCGGCCACATTCTTGGTCTTGACCATCCTGATGATGTTGGACAGACCGTGACAGCAATTATGAACCGGCGGGTCAGCAATATCGATACAACCCAGCCCGATGATCTCGCCGGAGTCCGCACCATTTATCCAGCCGCCGGCACCACGGTCCAAGGCAGGTTGGAGAATCCACAGCCAAACAGCGCAGTCAGTGGGATCAGTACCATCTCTGGTTGGGTATGTGCAGCAACCCAGGTCACGGTACTCATCAATGGCAACATCTCTATTCCAGCGGCGTATGGCACTCCACGTGGGGACACTCGAACAACGTGCGGAGACGATGACAACGGCTTTGGCGTGCTTGTCAATTGGAATGACCTTGGTCCCGGCACTCATCAGATGGTTGCGCTTGCCGACGGTGTCGAGTTTGGTCGGGCAACGGTCACTGTCGCAAGCTTCGGAGTCCCTTTTGTCACCGGTGCAGGCGGTGCCTATACTGTCCAGTTCAATGGACGCAACGTCACGTTACGATGGGAAGAAAAGCTACAGAACTTTGTGATTAGTGGCGTGCAATAA
- a CDS encoding nucleotidyltransferase domain-containing protein translates to MKDIGLTPHEINLICDVLRRFPTVSEAVLYGSRAKGTHRPESDIDLTLVGVTDDLEAEAVADELEELPLPYRFDVKAYDRITYGLLREHIDRVGITLYRRNVSGKDTAATKPITAPNIT, encoded by the coding sequence ATGAAAGACATCGGCCTTACCCCACACGAGATCAATCTTATCTGTGACGTATTACGTCGATTTCCAACAGTCAGCGAAGCCGTACTCTATGGCTCGCGCGCAAAGGGAACGCATCGACCAGAGTCAGACATCGATCTTACCCTCGTTGGAGTTACTGACGATCTTGAGGCCGAAGCCGTGGCTGATGAACTGGAAGAACTGCCCCTTCCCTATCGGTTCGATGTGAAAGCGTACGACCGTATTACGTATGGCCTCTTGCGGGAACACATCGATCGCGTCGGAATTACGCTTTATCGTCGCAATGTTTCAGGTAAAGATACCGCAGCGACTAAGCCAATCACCGCACCGAACATTACGTAG
- a CDS encoding nucleotidyltransferase, which yields MSAGANPDIRWQQRFDNFDRAFVLLREVCDRGVDSLSQLEKEGAIQRFEVAFELAWRTLKDYLEESGVIVDPVTPRNVIKEAFAAKFLDDAQVWIDMMLHRNLLSHTYDSAVFESVLRTVAARYFAAFDRLHEFFLLKKIET from the coding sequence ATGAGTGCGGGTGCAAATCCTGATATCCGTTGGCAGCAACGGTTCGACAACTTTGACCGTGCCTTTGTCTTGTTACGTGAGGTCTGCGATCGCGGGGTCGATTCTCTCTCGCAATTAGAAAAAGAGGGAGCTATTCAACGTTTCGAAGTTGCGTTCGAGTTGGCATGGAGAACGTTGAAGGATTACCTGGAGGAAAGTGGGGTAATCGTGGACCCAGTCACCCCTCGCAATGTGATTAAAGAGGCTTTTGCCGCGAAGTTCCTCGATGATGCGCAGGTGTGGATCGATATGATGCTCCACCGTAATCTCCTCTCGCATACGTATGATAGTGCGGTCTTCGAATCTGTCCTCCGCACCGTAGCGGCGCGCTACTTCGCTGCTTTTGATCGCCTCCATGAGTTTTTCTTGCTCAAGAAAATAGAGACATGA